In one window of Hyla sarda isolate aHylSar1 chromosome 1, aHylSar1.hap1, whole genome shotgun sequence DNA:
- the APELA gene encoding apelin receptor early endogenous ligand, translating into MKFQKLFHILFIILMSLLLIHGQRQGNHGQRRRPHRHNCFLKRCMPLHSRVPFP; encoded by the exons ATGAAATTTCAGAAATTATTTCACATTCTATTTATTATCCTGATGAGTTTGCTTCTTATTCATGGACAGAGACAAG gaaaccaTGGTCAAAGGAGAAGACCCCACAGACACAACTGTTTCCTGAAAAGGTGTATGCCTCTTCATTCCAGAGTGCCCTTCCCCTGA